Below is a window of Terriglobales bacterium DNA.
CGCTGCGATCGATGTAGTACGTGGCGGGAAGGCCGACGGCGCCATAAGCATCACCAACGGCATCCTGTCCTTGCAGGATCGTGTAGTTCACGCCCATTTCCTTGGCGAACTTTTCGATCTTGTCTTTTCCGGAATCGTCGAGCGCAACTCCGACTATTTCGAATCCTTGTGGCCCGTATTGTTTTTGCAATTCCACCAGCCAAGGCATCTCTACCTTGCAGGGGCCACAGAATGTCGCCCAAAAGTTAAGGAGCACAGCCTTGCCACGGAAATCGGAGAGCTTTACCTGCTTGCCTTGAAGGTCCTGGAGAGTGAAATCGGGGGCTTGCTTGCCTTTGGCCTCGGCGGATGAGATCGGCTCAGGGTTACCGATCATTGGCGAGACCTTTGGTCTGCTTGAATTTCTTACCCCGGCAAAGATCATTACGGCGACCACAAGTGCGATAACCACGACGGCAGCAGCGTTACGTTTCACTACGAGATACCCCCAAACAAAATCATCTCAGTTTCATTTTCATAATGCAAAACGGTTTAGGAAGCCCAGGTAACCAGCAAGAGCCCCAAAGTGGCGAGTCACGAACAACGTTCCGACAACGATGAGAAGCACTCCACTGGCGACTTCCACGGCATGGAGATGCCGGCGAAAACGATTGTAAAAAGCCAGGAAGCGCTCGATTCCGAGCGACGTGAGCAGGAACGGAACAGCCAATCCCAGGGAGTAGATCGCCAGAAGCAGGATCCCTTTTGACACCGTTCTCTGTGATGCGGCGATAGTGAGGATGGCAGCCAGAATCGGTCCGATGCACGGAGTCCAGCCAAAGGCGAAGGCAAAGCCGACCAGGAATGATCCCCATGCGCTCTTGCCAGTACCTACACTGTGCATCCGCTTGTCTGCATAGAGTGCGCTGATCTTCAAAATGCCGGTCAGGTGCAGGCCGAAGATGATGATGATCGCGCCGGCGATCTGGCCCATTAACCCTTTGTATTCGCGCAGCACACGTCCGACGGAAGTGGCTGCAGCGCCGAGCATGACAAATACCAGCGTGAACCCCAAGACGAATGTCAGGGAGTTCATCATGACGGCGCGCATGCGGCCAGCGTTGTGCTCCGTCTGCAGCTGATCCACGGAAGCTCCGGAAATGAGCGAAATATACCCCGGGACGAGTGGGAGGACGCATGGAGAGAGAAACGAGGCAAGTCCCGCAACGAAAGCTGCTAATGCCAATGGGAGACTTTGCATAGACGCAATTCTACAAGACTGGAATCCGGGAATAGTTCATTCTTGGGCTGTGATTTGGATTCCACAAACCCAGAAAAGGCTACACGAGAATAACGCAGTCCTGCGAGGTTTGGACTGAAAAATTGCGGGTCGAATTGTACCCATTATGGGAAATTTCCGACTCCAGGAGGGCCAAAGTGTCTGCTACTGCCTCTAGTACCCTTGCACCCCTTTCGTTGCGTGACGTCCTTAAAATCTCCGGTTTCAAACGGTTGTGGCTGGGACAACTGGTGAGCATTCTCGGCGATTTTCTTGCCGTCTTCGGGGTGATTAACCTGATCACCTTCAAGTGGCATGGGACCCCACTTCAAGTGACCAATGTAATGATCGCCTTCATCATCCCCATGGCCACCGTGGGACCGCTGGCGGGCGTATTCGTCGATCGCTGGAACGTAAAGCGGACGATGATTATCAGCGACCTTATCCGCGCAGTGCTCATTCTGGGCCTGGTTTTCGTTACGCGCTTGGAGCAGATCTACGTGCTCTTCTTCCTGGTAAGCACGGTATCGAGCTTCTTTGCCCCATCGCAGTCGGTGACGCTGCGCACTCTGGTCCCGCTGAACGGGCTGATGTCGGCCAATGCGCTCATGTCGCAAGCCTTCTACACCATGCGTATCATTGCCCCTGCAGCGGCGGGTCTGCTGGTGTACTGGCTTGGTTACAACTCGTGCTTCTATCTGGACACGGCCAGTTTTGTCTTCTCCGCGGCAATGCTTTCTACGATCGCTATCGTGCGCATGGTCAACGCGCAAGCCACCGCGGAAAAGACTGTTGGCTCGCTGATAAAGGATTACACC
It encodes the following:
- a CDS encoding TlpA disulfide reductase family protein; the protein is MKRNAAAVVVIALVVAVMIFAGVRNSSRPKVSPMIGNPEPISSAEAKGKQAPDFTLQDLQGKQVKLSDFRGKAVLLNFWATFCGPCKVEMPWLVELQKQYGPQGFEIVGVALDDSGKDKIEKFAKEMGVNYTILQGQDAVGDAYGAVGLPATYYIDRSGKIIDSALGLVSRSEIEDNIKKSLAEGKSEAETASSRGKATS
- a CDS encoding cytochrome c biogenesis protein CcdA; translated protein: MQSLPLALAAFVAGLASFLSPCVLPLVPGYISLISGASVDQLQTEHNAGRMRAVMMNSLTFVLGFTLVFVMLGAAATSVGRVLREYKGLMGQIAGAIIIIFGLHLTGILKISALYADKRMHSVGTGKSAWGSFLVGFAFAFGWTPCIGPILAAILTIAASQRTVSKGILLLAIYSLGLAVPFLLTSLGIERFLAFYNRFRRHLHAVEVASGVLLIVVGTLFVTRHFGALAGYLGFLNRFAL
- a CDS encoding MFS transporter; the protein is MSATASSTLAPLSLRDVLKISGFKRLWLGQLVSILGDFLAVFGVINLITFKWHGTPLQVTNVMIAFIIPMATVGPLAGVFVDRWNVKRTMIISDLIRAVLILGLVFVTRLEQIYVLFFLVSTVSSFFAPSQSVTLRTLVPLNGLMSANALMSQAFYTMRIIAPAAAGLLVYWLGYNSCFYLDTASFVFSAAMLSTIAIVRMVNAQATAEKTVGSLIKDYTAGSRFILTHPAISFVMIAMMTAMFVLSCFSPLISVYVRDQLHAGTRSFGIISAMIGVGLIVGTQVVSAVAKGFSKKHVALCGLFGLSFATFVLALFQTAWLAGVSMFGIGFAIAFIIVPAQTLMQQETPHDMLGRVSSSFMAVFSLSQLLGLLLSGGLANSIGVRHLFMSSAVLLVVVSGMGYLWLRDDKPGDQKAVAAAG